A genome region from Alphaproteobacteria bacterium includes the following:
- a CDS encoding FMN-binding protein, with the protein MGIALWLSPSYAEQTLYDPQSFIAEAYDDAPPKAKILWLDDTQVEDTETILERPAPNHMRYWLKDGRSVWILEQIGKYQPITTGFVVDNGKIAQLKVLIYRESHGWEVKYPFFTDQFIGVTLQDMQSHKLNKDIDGIAGATLSVRALIQLATLALTLDNSLTHE; encoded by the coding sequence TTGGGGATAGCGCTGTGGCTATCCCCGTCATATGCAGAGCAAACACTTTATGATCCGCAAAGCTTTATTGCGGAAGCGTATGATGATGCACCTCCAAAAGCAAAAATACTTTGGCTGGATGACACGCAGGTTGAAGACACTGAAACCATTTTGGAGCGCCCTGCACCCAACCATATGCGTTATTGGTTAAAAGATGGCCGTAGCGTATGGATTTTAGAACAAATTGGTAAATACCAACCCATTACCACAGGCTTTGTAGTAGATAATGGCAAAATCGCTCAGCTCAAGGTACTCATTTATCGTGAAAGCCATGGGTGGGAGGTAAAGTATCCATTCTTTACCGACCAGTTTATTGGTGTCACATTACAGGATATGCAGAGCCACAAGCTGAATAAAGATATTGACGGTATTGCCGGCGCCACCTTATCTGTTAGGGCGTTAATACAATTGGCAACCCTTGCCTTGACTTTAGATAATAGCCTTACCCATGAGTAG
- a CDS encoding PepSY domain-containing protein, whose amino-acid sequence MSSTKARRFNRTTFQRIMLKWHARLGGIAALFLLIITLTGIVLNHQEILGIHNSEITATWVLDWYYGEVPDGENATNFRPQSLPLSRVILDLHTGKFFAISGTILVDLAAFALLLLIGSGLYNWMKRKRW is encoded by the coding sequence ATGAGTAGCACTAAAGCCCGCAGATTTAACCGTACGACTTTTCAGCGAATTATGCTGAAATGGCATGCACGGCTTGGCGGTATTGCCGCATTGTTTTTATTGATTATCACCCTCACAGGTATCGTACTCAATCATCAGGAAATATTAGGCATTCATAATAGTGAAATTACTGCAACCTGGGTGCTGGATTGGTATTATGGCGAAGTGCCAGACGGTGAAAACGCTACCAATTTCCGTCCGCAATCCCTCCCGTTGAGTCGTGTGATACTGGATTTACATACTGGAAAATTCTTTGCTATCAGCGGTACAATTTTAGTGGATCTCGCGGCGTTTGCCTTATTGCTGCTTATTGGTAGCGGATTATATAACTGGATGAAACGTAAGCGCTGGTAG
- a CDS encoding FAD:protein FMN transferase, which translates to MTHCPITTLPRRRFIQLAASFGAAAMLPTSLSAATTPQLAKWQGIALGAEAQITLAHPNRTKAQAVIEECVNEIARLESIFSLYQPNSVISQLNAHKHLNNPPPELIEVITSANAYSIKSNGLFDVTIQPLWALYHQHFQQESAAVQGPADADIAQILPYVDYRKITFNAEHIAIQKPMAITLNGIAQGYITDRIAALLTKHGYNNPLVNLVDNQAIGLHPSGRQWQIGVPAASQPWKIAKKHSIPAGKALATSGGYGTQWSAQAHHLLSPHTGRPVPHTPASITIIANTAMDADVQATIAALTPHASSLS; encoded by the coding sequence ATGACACATTGCCCCATTACCACATTGCCCCGACGACGGTTTATTCAATTGGCTGCAAGCTTTGGAGCCGCAGCAATGCTTCCAACTTCGCTGAGCGCTGCCACTACTCCCCAATTGGCAAAGTGGCAAGGCATTGCTTTGGGCGCCGAAGCGCAGATCACCCTCGCCCACCCCAACCGCACTAAAGCGCAAGCAGTGATAGAGGAATGTGTAAACGAAATTGCACGTCTAGAAAGTATTTTTAGCTTATATCAACCTAACTCAGTGATTTCTCAGCTTAACGCGCACAAACACCTGAATAATCCTCCCCCTGAATTAATCGAGGTTATCACCTCAGCCAATGCATATAGCATAAAAAGCAATGGGCTATTTGATGTTACCATTCAGCCATTATGGGCGCTGTATCATCAACATTTTCAGCAGGAATCTGCCGCAGTGCAAGGCCCTGCCGATGCAGATATTGCGCAAATTTTGCCGTATGTTGATTATCGCAAAATTACGTTTAATGCAGAGCATATTGCGATTCAAAAACCAATGGCAATTACCCTTAACGGCATTGCACAGGGCTATATAACCGACCGCATCGCCGCATTGCTTACTAAACATGGCTACAACAATCCGCTGGTTAATTTAGTCGACAATCAGGCGATTGGCTTACACCCTTCCGGCAGGCAATGGCAAATTGGGGTTCCCGCCGCTAGCCAGCCATGGAAAATCGCAAAAAAACATAGCATTCCCGCAGGAAAAGCGCTGGCAACCTCCGGCGGCTATGGCACACAATGGAGCGCGCAAGCCCATCATTTGCTATCGCCACATACCGGACGCCCTGTGCCCCACACCCCCGCCAGTATTACCATTATAGCAAACACCGCCATGGATGCCGATGTCCAAGCTACTATTGCAGCGCTTACACCACACGCATCATCACTATCATAA